The Exiguobacterium aurantiacum DSM 6208 genome includes a window with the following:
- a CDS encoding GNAT family N-acetyltransferase — MGLQEVRLEDVIPLRHEVLRPGRPIETCYFDGDDARDTRHFAWVEAGRVLSIATVMRQERELSGEHVILQLRGMATAKDVAGQGVGSSFLQALNEELGASWWCNARAVAVRFYERNGLTVVGEPFYIPGIGTHYVMYHKKTAGS; from the coding sequence ATGGGGTTGCAAGAAGTGAGACTTGAAGATGTGATTCCGCTCCGGCATGAGGTATTGCGTCCGGGGCGTCCGATCGAGACGTGTTATTTTGACGGGGATGATGCTCGGGACACGCGTCATTTCGCCTGGGTCGAAGCAGGGCGCGTCCTATCGATCGCGACCGTCATGCGACAAGAACGTGAGCTTTCGGGCGAACATGTGATTCTTCAATTGCGCGGCATGGCGACCGCTAAAGACGTCGCCGGGCAAGGAGTCGGATCGTCTTTCCTGCAGGCGTTAAATGAGGAGCTCGGGGCGTCGTGGTGGTGTAACGCCCGAGCCGTCGCTGTTCGCTTTTATGAACGGAACGGACTCACCGTCGTCGGCGAGCCATTTTATATTCCGGGAATCGGGACACATTATGTCATGTATCACAAAAAAACAGCCGGCTCCTAA
- the rpsT gene encoding 30S ribosomal protein S20: MANIKSAIKRAKTSEKRRVANSQEKAAMRTAVKRVDALVLEGNKEAAQEAFVLATKKIDKAAAKGLIHQNKAGRDKSRLAARIAAL; encoded by the coding sequence ATGGCAAATATCAAATCAGCAATCAAACGTGCAAAAACTTCTGAAAAACGCCGTGTCGCGAACTCGCAAGAGAAAGCAGCAATGCGTACAGCAGTAAAACGTGTTGATGCCCTCGTACTCGAAGGAAACAAAGAAGCTGCTCAAGAAGCTTTCGTCCTCGCTACGAAGAAAATCGACAAAGCTGCAGCAAAAGGTCTTATCCACCAAAACAAAGCTGGTCGTGACAAATCACGTCTCGCAGCTCGCATCGCAGCTCTCTAA